A window of the Pyrodictium abyssi genome harbors these coding sequences:
- a CDS encoding M20 family metallo-hydrolase, with protein MPRILTDTATDELKKYILELYNRFIPARAVPPDLGGPGELKRAEVLEEELNKLGLKVERVEAHDPRAEGGVRPNILAILPGRDTSRTLWVVAHLDTVPEGDRGLWKTDPYTVVVDGDKVYGRGVEDNGQGIVLALAAARYLAVNGLEPRVNLGIALVSDEETGSRYGLQYLLEKGVFGSPETDWFLVPDAGSPDGSKVIVAEKHIAWIKVTVKGRQTHASMPHTGLNAHRLGMMFNLELDTILHTRFTRFNEIFEPPVSTFEPTKKESNVGNVNTIPGVDTVYWDMRILPDYTIEDVLDVVRAAAYNFSARTGAQVEVEPVALDEAGKPTDTSHDFVKGFLEAIHETRGIEPRAIGIGGGTVARYLRRHGYQALVWMTCDETAHQPNEYTRLSYIVADVDTLLHYLLNKA; from the coding sequence ATGCCGCGCATACTAACAGACACGGCTACCGATGAGCTGAAGAAGTACATCCTCGAACTGTATAACCGCTTCATACCCGCCAGGGCTGTGCCCCCGGACCTCGGCGGCCCCGGCGAGCTGAAGCGTGCGGAAGTGCTTGAAGAGGAGCTAAACAAGCTAGGCCTAAAAGTGGAAAGAGTAGAAGCTCATGATCCCCGCGCCGAGGGCGGTGTCAGGCCCAACATCCTCGCCATACTACCGGGGCGCGACACGAGCCGCACGCTATGGGTGGTAGCACACCTGGACACAGTCCCCGAGGGCGACCGTGGGCTCTGGAAGACAGACCCCTACACGGTGGTGGTCGACGGCGACAAGGTGTACGGGAGGGGTGTCGAAGACAACGGCCAAGGAATAGTCCTAGCCCTCGCGGCGGCACGTTACCTAGCCGTGAACGGTCTCGAGCCCCGCGTAAACCTCGGGATAGCACTCGTGAGCGACGAGGAGACGGGGAGCCGCTACGGCCTGCAATATCTGCTGGAGAAGGGTGTGTTCGGCAGCCCTGAGACCGACTGGTTCCTAGTCCCGGATGCCGGTAGCCCGGACGGCTCCAAGGTCATAGTGGCCGAGAAGCACATAGCCTGGATAAAGGTCACCGTCAAGGGCCGGCAGACCCATGCCAGTATGCCGCATACGGGGCTGAACGCGCACCGTCTCGGCATGATGTTCAACCTGGAGCTGGACACTATCCTCCACACAAGGTTCACAAGGTTCAACGAGATATTCGAGCCGCCAGTCTCCACTTTCGAGCCGACAAAGAAGGAGTCTAATGTAGGCAACGTGAACACGATACCTGGCGTTGATACCGTTTACTGGGACATGAGGATACTACCCGACTACACCATAGAAGATGTGCTAGACGTGGTGAGAGCAGCGGCCTACAACTTCTCGGCGAGGACAGGGGCACAAGTAGAGGTGGAGCCAGTTGCGCTAGACGAGGCCGGCAAACCGACTGACACGAGCCATGACTTCGTCAAGGGGTTCCTAGAAGCTATACACGAGACGAGAGGCATAGAGCCAAGGGCCATAGGCATAGGCGGCGGCACTGTAGCCAGGTACCTACGTAGGCACGGGTACCAGGCCCTCGTCTGGATGACGTGCGACGAGACTGCTCACCAGCCCAACGAGTACACAAGGCTCAGCTACATAGTGGCTGATGTAGATACACTCCTACACTATCTGCTCAACAAGGCATAG
- the dph5 gene encoding diphthine synthase, whose protein sequence is MTLYIVGAGVSSEYLSLKAIQVIGAADKVYLDTYTSIAPGVDRELVRRLNPRAEVVEAPRRLLEDEADKLIQEAREKTIVLLVPGDPLHATTHIALLVEARRRGVEAHVVPGVSGLQAVVDATGLQVYRFGKTVTLVYPEEGFKPYSTVEAIWANRERGLHTLVLLDLRLDAGRAMTVPEAIRILLELEEELAAEEHREPELPRVIVVGVARAGTSEQRCIAGSVDEVAAAEYPPPPHSLVVTAPRLHPMEEEALEVLCGCKTCRRSPGAQGG, encoded by the coding sequence ATGACGCTCTACATAGTCGGCGCTGGGGTCTCCTCGGAGTACCTCAGCCTAAAGGCCATACAGGTCATAGGGGCCGCCGATAAGGTCTACCTGGACACCTACACCAGCATCGCACCGGGCGTCGACCGGGAGCTAGTCAGGCGGCTAAACCCCCGAGCGGAGGTTGTCGAGGCGCCACGCCGCCTTCTAGAGGACGAGGCCGACAAGCTAATCCAGGAGGCCCGTGAGAAGACCATTGTGCTGCTTGTGCCGGGCGACCCGCTCCACGCTACCACCCATATAGCGCTCCTCGTCGAGGCGCGTAGACGCGGCGTGGAGGCACACGTGGTGCCTGGCGTCTCCGGCCTGCAGGCTGTGGTAGACGCTACGGGCCTGCAGGTCTACCGCTTCGGGAAGACTGTGACCCTCGTATACCCGGAGGAAGGGTTCAAGCCCTACAGCACCGTCGAGGCTATCTGGGCCAACCGCGAGAGAGGACTCCACACGCTAGTCCTCCTAGACCTCCGGCTCGACGCTGGCCGCGCAATGACCGTCCCGGAGGCCATCCGTATACTGCTGGAGCTTGAGGAGGAGCTGGCGGCTGAGGAGCATAGGGAGCCCGAGCTTCCCCGCGTGATTGTCGTTGGCGTTGCAAGGGCTGGTACTAGCGAGCAGCGCTGCATAGCGGGCAGCGTAGACGAGGTCGCGGCTGCCGAGTACCCGCCACCGCCCCATAGCCTCGTGGTGACGGCGCCGAGGCTCCACCCTATGGAGGAGGAGGCTCTTGAAGTGCTATGCGGCTGCAAAACATGCAGAAGGAGCCCCGGGGCCCAAGGCGGGTAG
- a CDS encoding DUF1464 family protein, whose protein sequence is MAGLRSAGVDSGTYSVDIVAIEEVGDGFRVFYEEAIPRRLVVEQPSIVVEKLEKLVEEGVSSIVMSSGYGVPLKRAQEATEAEIRAATFIHRADEERGLRILGLRRAMMLLAESGLPVWFTPGVVHLSTVPRWRKLNRIDMGTSDKVYSVAAALREEVEDRGTPVEEADFIVLEVGYAYTAAIAVESGRIVDGIGGSAGFTGYMGAGAWDSELAYLAAFTEPGFSKERLFEGGAASLLGDSWPPPGPDAVAERAAGGDARAREAIEALAEAAAKDVLALLAVATPRRVYVTGRWWRVEPFRRALGEKLAPVLLKLDIEVTGLSYKGTAKEAALGAALLANGLAGGRYSWIVDALRLRESSGTIFDYIAVGSLAEKARSYYGLD, encoded by the coding sequence TTGGCTGGGCTTAGGAGTGCTGGCGTCGACTCGGGCACGTATAGCGTTGACATAGTAGCGATAGAGGAGGTGGGCGACGGGTTCCGGGTCTTCTACGAGGAGGCTATACCCAGGCGCCTAGTGGTGGAACAGCCGAGCATCGTGGTCGAGAAGCTAGAGAAGCTCGTAGAGGAGGGCGTCTCGTCTATAGTCATGTCTAGCGGCTATGGCGTGCCGCTGAAGCGGGCCCAGGAGGCCACCGAGGCCGAGATAAGGGCTGCTACTTTCATACACCGTGCTGACGAGGAGCGGGGGCTCCGCATCCTAGGCCTCCGCCGGGCTATGATGCTCCTCGCCGAGAGCGGCCTGCCCGTCTGGTTTACGCCTGGCGTGGTGCATCTCTCGACTGTTCCCCGGTGGCGTAAGCTTAACAGGATAGACATGGGTACCAGCGACAAGGTCTACTCTGTGGCCGCGGCGCTGCGCGAAGAGGTGGAGGACAGGGGCACACCCGTAGAAGAGGCCGACTTCATAGTGCTGGAGGTGGGCTACGCGTACACCGCCGCCATAGCAGTCGAGTCCGGCCGTATAGTCGACGGGATAGGCGGCTCCGCGGGCTTCACAGGCTACATGGGCGCTGGCGCCTGGGACTCGGAGCTGGCCTACCTGGCCGCGTTCACGGAGCCTGGGTTCAGCAAGGAGAGGCTATTCGAGGGAGGCGCAGCATCGCTCCTCGGAGACTCGTGGCCCCCACCCGGGCCCGACGCGGTAGCCGAGAGGGCTGCCGGGGGCGACGCGCGCGCACGAGAGGCTATAGAGGCGCTGGCAGAGGCTGCTGCAAAGGACGTGCTCGCGCTGCTAGCCGTTGCCACGCCCCGCCGCGTGTATGTGACGGGGCGCTGGTGGCGCGTAGAGCCCTTCCGCCGAGCACTAGGGGAGAAGCTCGCGCCAGTGCTCTTGAAGCTGGACATAGAGGTCACGGGGCTCAGCTACAAGGGCACAGCCAAGGAGGCGGCGCTTGGGGCCGCGTTGCTCGCCAACGGGCTCGCCGGGGGCAGGTATAGCTGGATAGTGGACGCGCTGAGGCTCCGGGAGAGTAGTGGCACGATATTCGACTACATAGCGGTCGGCAGCCTGGCCGAGAAGGCTAGGAGCTACTACGGCCTAGACTAG
- a CDS encoding beta-ribofuranosylaminobenzene 5'-phosphate synthase family protein, with protein sequence MPERVVVSAPAHLHAGNMDLHGGLGRLYGTVGFTVSRPRLVLEAWRCPDTRVEGPDADRALQIVDRLRAEFGLPHICIRIHEAIPRHVGMGSTTSLVLSIARAYQLLYGAGVSLADAALALGRSTVSALGFYSFTKGGMIVEGGFLLEERGRHIPPLIARYELPESWRFVIAIPREPLPRILELKAREDEVLESMPSMPEEMAMRASRIVLMKLMPAAAEARLEELLEALEEFNGLLGEYWAAEQKGRYCCPLVEEGIKLLHSLGAAGAAQTSWGPTFYTIAPSLSKARAMAARLREWLSENGGGAVYIAAPDNQGATVTA encoded by the coding sequence TTGCCTGAGAGAGTTGTCGTGTCTGCTCCTGCACACCTTCACGCCGGCAACATGGATCTCCACGGTGGCCTAGGCCGGCTCTACGGCACAGTAGGCTTCACAGTCTCGCGGCCGAGGCTGGTGCTGGAGGCGTGGCGCTGTCCGGACACCCGCGTGGAGGGCCCCGACGCTGACCGCGCGCTGCAGATAGTGGACAGGCTACGGGCCGAGTTCGGCCTACCACACATCTGTATCCGGATCCACGAGGCTATACCGAGGCACGTAGGCATGGGGAGCACTACTTCACTGGTACTGTCCATTGCCCGGGCCTACCAGCTGCTGTATGGCGCTGGCGTAAGCCTCGCCGACGCTGCTCTCGCTCTCGGCCGCTCCACGGTGTCCGCTCTCGGCTTCTACAGCTTCACAAAGGGCGGCATGATTGTCGAGGGTGGCTTCCTCCTGGAGGAGCGGGGGCGCCACATACCCCCGCTCATAGCGAGGTACGAGCTGCCAGAGAGCTGGCGCTTCGTCATAGCTATCCCCAGGGAGCCGCTGCCCCGGATACTCGAGCTGAAGGCTAGGGAGGACGAGGTACTAGAGTCGATGCCATCTATGCCGGAGGAGATGGCTATGAGGGCGTCGAGGATAGTACTCATGAAGCTTATGCCTGCTGCCGCCGAGGCTAGGCTCGAGGAGCTACTCGAGGCGCTTGAGGAGTTCAATGGCCTCCTAGGCGAGTACTGGGCAGCTGAGCAGAAGGGGCGCTACTGTTGCCCACTGGTCGAGGAGGGCATAAAGCTGCTCCACAGCCTGGGCGCCGCTGGCGCTGCCCAGACCAGCTGGGGGCCGACCTTCTACACTATAGCGCCGAGCCTCTCGAAGGCCAGGGCGATGGCGGCGAGGCTCCGGGAGTGGCTAAGCGAGAACGGGGGCGGAGCAGTCTACATAGCAGCCCCCGACAACCAGGGGGCCACGGTCACGGCGTAG
- a CDS encoding orotidine 5'-phosphate decarboxylase / HUMPS family protein: MSKPSIVSRLEKEAPVLQVALDFTSLEDALGLAAELRRSLDTLWLAEAGTPLIKSEGLRSVALLARVAKPNPVAADMKTADTGALEAGLAARAGASIVTVLACSLDETIAAAAREAHRYGAAVAADLIAVRDPVARAEQLASLGVDIVELHVGIDAQKALGMTAAELQNTVKKIAERFPGLVAVAGGLNAKTAPAMVEAGAVIVIVGGAITRSEDPVASAKAVIEAIKRSRA, from the coding sequence GTGTCTAAGCCCAGCATAGTCTCCAGGCTCGAGAAGGAGGCACCAGTCCTACAGGTAGCACTAGACTTCACGAGCCTAGAGGACGCCCTAGGCCTCGCCGCGGAGCTCCGGAGGAGCCTCGACACGCTATGGCTCGCCGAGGCCGGTACCCCGCTGATAAAGAGCGAGGGGCTCCGGAGCGTAGCCCTCCTAGCCCGGGTAGCTAAGCCGAACCCCGTCGCCGCGGACATGAAGACAGCTGACACTGGTGCGCTCGAGGCCGGCCTCGCAGCCAGGGCCGGGGCCTCGATAGTAACAGTGCTGGCGTGCAGCCTCGACGAGACCATAGCGGCGGCAGCGCGGGAGGCACACCGCTACGGCGCGGCGGTAGCAGCAGACCTCATAGCGGTCCGCGACCCCGTAGCCCGTGCAGAGCAGCTCGCAAGCCTAGGCGTAGACATAGTAGAGCTCCACGTTGGAATCGACGCCCAGAAGGCGCTAGGCATGACAGCGGCAGAGCTCCAGAACACTGTGAAGAAGATAGCTGAGAGGTTCCCCGGCCTCGTTGCGGTCGCTGGCGGGCTCAACGCCAAGACAGCGCCGGCGATGGTCGAGGCGGGGGCAGTGATAGTCATAGTGGGCGGGGCTATAACGAGGAGCGAGGACCCGGTGGCGTCGGCCAAAGCGGTTATAGAGGCTATAAAGAGGAGCCGGGCCTAG
- a CDS encoding molybdopterin molybdotransferase MoeA, which translates to MASRRVPRYLERLTPVSEAIQIVASRVKPVEEAVEVPVWEAVGLVLAEDVRAPHDFPPRPRAAYDGYAIRSSDTPGRLRVVGEATIGKIDVKYRVEPGTAVYVSTGAYLPEGADTVIPEEAVRREGDYIVVEKEFPAGKNFDPVGAYVRKGQVLLPRGHVVTMLDVAGLLDVAVTRVKVYRPISVGIIATGTELFEPVDPVKAEQRILRGEVAETTAKLIEWAIDRYTPWAVVEERILLPDNVETIAWYLTRQMRHLDLVILTGGTGPSDVDPFYQLAEMLGGEVLFRGLFVKGGRPTSAMLLPGGPLVIALSGHPVSALHGFIRLVYHVLKHMGNVVRGVEPPLPAIAELAGDIRAKRPQPVKVKLYLEDGKLYAEPLPLERQHSSVTVSNCEADGLAIVENRQYQKGERVPVMIYREPETRGGEKREA; encoded by the coding sequence ATGGCGTCTAGGCGTGTACCCCGCTACCTGGAGCGGCTAACCCCGGTCAGCGAGGCCATCCAGATAGTAGCCTCCCGGGTCAAGCCGGTTGAAGAGGCCGTTGAGGTCCCGGTGTGGGAGGCTGTAGGCCTGGTCCTAGCCGAGGATGTGCGGGCTCCGCACGACTTCCCGCCCCGGCCGAGAGCCGCCTACGACGGCTACGCTATACGCTCATCCGATACGCCTGGCAGGCTCCGTGTGGTGGGCGAGGCTACTATAGGCAAGATAGATGTGAAATACCGGGTCGAGCCCGGCACAGCGGTCTACGTGTCTACTGGCGCGTACCTCCCGGAGGGCGCTGACACTGTCATCCCGGAGGAGGCTGTGAGGAGAGAGGGCGACTACATTGTCGTGGAGAAGGAGTTCCCGGCTGGCAAGAACTTCGACCCTGTAGGAGCCTATGTCCGGAAGGGCCAGGTCCTACTCCCCCGCGGCCACGTGGTCACCATGCTGGACGTTGCCGGGCTACTCGACGTCGCTGTGACCCGCGTCAAGGTGTACCGGCCCATCAGCGTAGGCATCATAGCCACCGGCACCGAGCTGTTCGAGCCAGTCGACCCCGTTAAGGCTGAGCAGCGTATACTCCGCGGCGAGGTCGCCGAGACGACTGCTAAGCTCATAGAGTGGGCCATAGACAGGTACACCCCCTGGGCGGTGGTCGAGGAGCGTATACTGCTCCCGGACAACGTGGAGACCATAGCCTGGTACCTCACCAGGCAGATGCGCCACCTCGACCTCGTCATACTCACCGGCGGCACCGGGCCGAGCGACGTCGACCCGTTCTACCAGCTCGCTGAAATGCTGGGCGGGGAGGTCCTCTTCCGCGGCCTCTTCGTGAAGGGCGGCCGCCCTACCTCCGCCATGCTGCTGCCCGGCGGGCCTCTCGTGATAGCGCTCTCTGGCCACCCAGTGTCGGCGCTCCACGGCTTCATAAGGCTAGTCTACCACGTGCTGAAGCACATGGGCAACGTGGTGCGCGGCGTCGAGCCACCACTACCGGCTATAGCAGAGCTGGCGGGTGACATACGTGCTAAGAGGCCACAGCCGGTCAAGGTAAAGCTCTACCTGGAGGACGGCAAACTCTACGCGGAGCCGCTGCCTCTCGAGAGGCAGCACAGCTCTGTGACTGTGAGCAACTGTGAAGCCGACGGCCTAGCTATAGTGGAGAACCGGCAGTACCAGAAGGGCGAGCGCGTACCAGTGATGATATACCGCGAGCCCGAGACTAGAGGAGGGGAAAAGAGAGAGGCCTAG
- a CDS encoding Clp1/GlmU family protein yields MPECIELQSGWGLWVSGPARVLVEGGSVYASGYTVEAGGEALVRGTRGFTFYVREDSRLCVHLGAGGAYRVVQEGFSVVEAWSRLVEDLRGRGARRIVVAGPVESGKSTLTAWLRNGLELCVVEADVGQNELGLPGMVAYAPWTGRALVLQDVEPAGGFFVGHVSAEKAGFLVVSAAVRAARACGGGFVVDTDGYVRGRGALYKAALAETVEADAVVVLGEGGESGELSRLLAARGLEVVRAPSPGLLRERSRVDRRSFRQRLYAALFSRSRSLVLDASLVGNVCPYTVAGDAVAYSCGSTVFVESQRRPEAGVWLRPGWARGLLAGLHLSSGVDEPALVEQFSPQRGRLVVRVREGAALEPGSVRGVTLGWIRLGDNFVEEEHLDPGVYPEAAAKTRRRRR; encoded by the coding sequence ATGCCCGAGTGCATCGAGCTGCAGAGCGGCTGGGGGCTCTGGGTCTCCGGGCCGGCCCGGGTGCTGGTTGAGGGGGGGAGTGTCTACGCTAGCGGCTACACCGTGGAGGCCGGCGGAGAGGCCCTTGTGAGGGGTACGCGGGGCTTCACGTTCTACGTCCGCGAGGACTCCCGGCTCTGCGTGCACCTGGGCGCCGGGGGCGCCTACCGGGTGGTGCAGGAGGGCTTCAGCGTAGTCGAGGCCTGGAGCAGGCTCGTGGAGGACCTCCGAGGCCGCGGTGCCCGCCGCATCGTGGTGGCCGGGCCGGTGGAGTCAGGCAAGTCTACGCTCACAGCGTGGCTGCGGAACGGCCTCGAGCTGTGCGTGGTCGAGGCGGATGTGGGCCAGAACGAGCTAGGGCTCCCCGGCATGGTGGCCTACGCACCGTGGACCGGGAGGGCTCTGGTGCTCCAAGACGTGGAGCCGGCTGGCGGGTTCTTCGTAGGCCACGTCTCGGCCGAGAAGGCCGGGTTCCTCGTGGTCTCCGCAGCCGTGCGTGCCGCCCGTGCCTGCGGCGGGGGCTTCGTCGTTGACACGGACGGCTACGTGAGGGGCCGGGGTGCTCTCTACAAGGCCGCTCTCGCCGAGACCGTGGAGGCCGACGCTGTGGTCGTGCTCGGCGAGGGGGGCGAGTCTGGCGAGCTCTCGCGGCTGCTTGCCGCCCGGGGGCTGGAGGTGGTCCGGGCGCCGAGCCCCGGGCTTCTGAGGGAGAGGAGCCGGGTGGACAGGAGGAGCTTCCGCCAGAGGCTCTACGCCGCCCTGTTCTCTAGGAGCCGGAGCCTGGTCCTCGATGCCTCGCTTGTCGGCAACGTGTGTCCCTACACGGTGGCTGGCGACGCCGTGGCCTATAGCTGCGGCTCGACGGTGTTCGTTGAGTCCCAGAGGAGGCCCGAGGCCGGGGTATGGCTGAGGCCGGGCTGGGCGCGGGGGCTTCTAGCCGGGCTCCACTTGTCCAGCGGGGTAGACGAGCCCGCGCTCGTGGAGCAGTTTAGCCCGCAGCGTGGCAGGCTTGTTGTCCGGGTACGCGAGGGCGCTGCCCTGGAGCCCGGGAGCGTTAGGGGAGTGACCCTCGGCTGGATCCGGCTAGGCGACAACTTCGTGGAGGAGGAGCACCTGGACCCTGGCGTCTACCCGGAGGCCGCCGCTAAAACCCGTAGACGGAGAAGGTAG
- a CDS encoding DHH family phosphoesterase: MVADNTGVPGALVEDLWRLLSSGRIFIVSHWDADGIASAALLLRALRARVAGVYPPSIGVYSLEALPWRRISGSGADVLAVLDYGLPGSEYDNLAEIASPRSVTVIDHHLAEPPRGRSNLVYVNPVALGLGGEEDWPSTTFIAYRIPGVREACRRRGCSWIAAVGIVGDLGPALEHRPRAHSAALRLVEESGYSLRDVTRAVELLDSCYRLLDEDCVVHAVELLGWATRPGDVLEDRRLQRAAEEAAKALKTAMERVRFLFQRPGIMVYYVESNAYVTSYVGRRLAARHPESVVVLLHWAPDRGRGFVYARSMKHRLAPVLQELRRRGIPAGGKDYVLAFPVDKRDDKILRELATLIERLVFGRIVTG, encoded by the coding sequence ATGGTAGCGGATAATACTGGTGTACCAGGCGCTCTCGTAGAGGACCTGTGGAGGCTCCTATCCAGTGGCAGGATCTTCATAGTGTCGCACTGGGATGCAGACGGCATAGCATCAGCTGCTCTCCTGCTACGGGCTCTCCGGGCCCGTGTTGCAGGCGTGTACCCGCCCAGTATAGGCGTGTACTCCCTCGAGGCTCTCCCCTGGCGCCGCATCTCCGGGAGCGGCGCCGACGTGCTCGCCGTACTGGACTATGGGCTGCCGGGGAGCGAGTACGATAACCTCGCCGAGATAGCCTCGCCCCGCTCGGTCACCGTGATCGACCACCACCTGGCCGAGCCGCCGCGAGGCAGGAGCAACCTGGTCTACGTTAACCCGGTGGCGCTGGGCCTCGGCGGGGAGGAGGACTGGCCCTCTACGACGTTTATAGCCTACCGTATCCCTGGCGTGAGGGAGGCTTGCCGGAGGCGCGGCTGTAGCTGGATAGCCGCCGTCGGCATTGTCGGGGACCTTGGGCCGGCGCTCGAGCATAGGCCGCGGGCTCATAGCGCTGCGCTGAGGCTTGTGGAGGAGAGCGGCTACAGTCTACGCGACGTGACGAGGGCTGTTGAGCTCCTGGACTCGTGCTACCGGCTTCTCGACGAGGACTGCGTCGTGCACGCTGTCGAGCTGCTGGGCTGGGCTACCCGGCCCGGCGACGTGCTGGAGGACCGGCGGCTGCAGAGGGCGGCGGAGGAGGCGGCTAAGGCGCTGAAGACTGCTATGGAGCGTGTCCGGTTCCTCTTCCAGCGCCCGGGGATAATGGTCTACTACGTCGAGTCTAACGCCTACGTTACGTCGTACGTGGGCCGGAGGCTTGCCGCCCGCCACCCGGAGAGCGTGGTAGTGCTGCTCCACTGGGCCCCGGATAGGGGCCGTGGCTTCGTCTACGCGCGTAGCATGAAGCACCGGCTTGCCCCGGTCCTGCAGGAGCTGCGTAGGAGGGGCATACCCGCCGGCGGAAAGGACTACGTGCTGGCCTTCCCGGTGGACAAGAGGGACGACAAGATACTAAGGGAGCTGGCTACGCTCATAGAGCGCCTGGTCTTCGGCAGAATCGTCACGGGCTGA
- a CDS encoding ubiquitin-like small modifier protein 1: protein MPRVKVKLFAIYSEAAGIRELEVDLPENATVLDLARLLEEKFPGLRGELVEGNDISEEARVLVNGRNIEWLEGSKTRLRDGDTVAFFPPAAGG from the coding sequence ATGCCCCGGGTAAAAGTGAAGCTGTTCGCCATATACTCCGAGGCAGCGGGCATCCGCGAACTAGAGGTAGACCTGCCCGAAAACGCCACAGTACTGGACCTCGCCCGGCTCCTGGAGGAGAAGTTCCCAGGCCTCCGCGGAGAACTAGTCGAGGGCAACGACATAAGCGAAGAAGCACGGGTGCTGGTCAACGGCCGCAACATAGAGTGGCTAGAGGGCAGCAAGACAAGGCTACGCGACGGCGACACCGTAGCCTTCTTCCCGCCAGCAGCCGGCGGCTAG
- a CDS encoding MFS transporter produces the protein MPLLAMNTLYTGLCGMWIMFFPLYASQSLDLSKTTLGLLYTASEAGMLAGTLAGGVLADRLGRKKAMMAGLSASALALAAMLLPGRVPVYAGFPTYFLAVGLASPAMHALALESSPRRMQGTLYMLAVRVAPSLPPLVTLPLAGYLYEQGMYSLLVAVGVASLVLQLLLATALTETSGAGAGGLRPVLRGIGDRWLLLLVAAYGLDALTSSGLEWYIPAYMEEAGFTAVEYGAAMGAASLDPALPFAARALLLPASAVLLYIASRRPG, from the coding sequence GTGCCGCTACTGGCTATGAACACGCTGTACACCGGGCTCTGCGGTATGTGGATAATGTTCTTCCCGCTGTACGCCTCCCAGAGCCTAGACCTCTCCAAGACCACGTTGGGGCTCCTCTACACCGCCTCCGAGGCAGGCATGCTGGCCGGCACCCTGGCCGGCGGGGTGCTAGCCGACAGGCTCGGCAGGAAGAAGGCCATGATGGCTGGCCTCTCGGCATCAGCGCTAGCCCTCGCCGCCATGCTGCTGCCGGGCAGAGTACCGGTCTACGCTGGCTTCCCCACATACTTCCTCGCTGTTGGGCTCGCCTCGCCAGCCATGCACGCGCTGGCGCTAGAGTCGTCCCCGCGGAGGATGCAGGGGACCCTCTACATGCTGGCTGTCCGCGTCGCGCCCTCGCTGCCGCCGCTGGTTACGCTGCCGCTAGCCGGCTACCTCTACGAGCAGGGCATGTACAGCCTACTAGTCGCCGTCGGTGTTGCCTCGCTTGTGCTCCAGCTGCTACTAGCCACAGCCCTCACCGAGACCAGCGGCGCAGGGGCCGGCGGCCTCCGGCCCGTGCTGAGGGGCATCGGCGACCGGTGGCTGCTCCTCCTCGTCGCCGCCTACGGACTGGACGCGCTCACCTCAAGCGGCCTAGAGTGGTACATACCGGCCTACATGGAGGAGGCCGGCTTCACGGCAGTGGAGTACGGCGCGGCGATGGGCGCTGCCTCGCTGGACCCGGCCCTACCCTTCGCGGCAAGGGCCCTCCTGCTACCAGCCTCCGCTGTGCTCCTCTACATCGCTAGCCGGCGCCCCGGCTAG